Within the Echinicola sp. 20G genome, the region ATTTACTGGTGGTGGAATAAGCAGGTAGAGGGCATACTTCCAGTCTAATCCTATATCATGAAGTCTTTTTATGGCCTGTACCAAAAGTAGAATGATGGTGGTAATTAAAAGGATTCCAAAAATCACAAGGGTCAACCAGTTTTGAACTTTGATAGACTCATACATGATCATCAGGCAAAGCAAATTAATAAAATAAAATACTACAAACAGCGCAAGGTATTTTCTTCTGGTAATCCTTCCGGTGGGTTCAAGAACAGTCTTCATGGTTTTTAGGGTTTATATTAATATTACTTCAACAAGAAAGAGATGAAATTTGTTTTGCTAGGTAAATAAGCAAAAAACGCTCCATTTGGAGCGTTTTAAAATTCTAAACATGTTGTTCATATATGATCTCTGGTTCTACTACATATACAGTGCCTTTTTCGTTGATGTCCCAAAGGGTTACCTTTTTGATCTCGTTTATGAGTAATGGATCATATTTGGCTGATACCCGAATATAATTTTCAGTGAAACCATGCATTAAACCATTTTCTACATCATCTTCAAATAAGACATCAAAGGTGCCTTTTAGGTTTTCTTCATAGAACTTCCTTTTTTTCTTTTCTGATAATATCCTAAGCATTTTGGAGCGTTGATGCCTTACTTTCATAGGGACAACTTCATCCATTTCAGATGCTCTGGTATTGGCTCTTTCAGAATAGGTAAATACATGAAGGTAAGAGACTGGAAGCTCGTTCAGAAAATTATAAGTTTCTAGGAATAGCTCTTCGGTTTCTCCAGGGAAGCCAACAATCACATCCACACCAATACAACAATGGGGCATCAATGTTTTTATTTTGGAGACCCTGTCCACATAAAGTTCACGTAAGTATCTTCTACCCATTTTTCTCAATATGGTATTGCTACCAGATTGAAGAGGGATATGGAAATGAGGGACAAAACGTTTGGATTGGGAAGTAAATTCAATGATCTCATTGGTAAGCAAATTTGGCTCAATTGATGAAATCCTAAACCTTTCTATACCATTGATCTCGTCCAACGCTTTGACAAGATCAGAAAACCTTTCTTTTCTCTTACCATCTTGAATACCAAAATCGCCTATGTTGACTCCGGTCAAAACCACTTCCTTTACATCGGTCTGTGCAATTTCCTGAGCCGATTTTAGGATGTTTTCAATAGCATCACTTCGGCTTTTTCCCCTTGCAAGGGGAATTGTACAAAAAGCGCAACCATAATTGCAGCCATCCTGGACTTTGAGGAAAGTCCTGGTTCGGTCATGCATGGAGTAGGCATTGTTGAAGGTAGTGGCTTCCTGGATCTCGGAGGCAAGTACTTTGGTTTCTTGCTCTTTGGCAAAGCCATCAAGAAGTTCGATCAAACGAAATTTTTCAGCAGCTCCCAAAACAGCATCTACGCCTTTTATCTCAGAAATTTCTTTAGGCTTCAGTTGAGCATAGCAACCGATTATGGTCACATAGGAGTTTGGGGAGATCTTTTTAGCCTCCTTTACAATCTTCTTACATTTTTTGTCGGCATTCTCGGTGACAGAACATGTGTTGATAATAAAGATGTCTGGGCTGTCTTCAAAACCAACCTTTTTATAGCCTTTTTCTTCGAATTGACGGCTTATTGTAGAAGTTTCGGAGTAGTTTAATTTACACCCCAATGTATAAAATGCTACCTTTTTCAAATCTTACCCCCTTGATTTTATATTAGAGTGCAAATTTAAGTATATTATTTTGGTTTTCAATTTTTGGTTCAGAATGAGGAATTTACCGTTATTTTAAAGGTTTCGTGATGAAATGAAGCTTATTTTGTTGAAATAATGCGTTTTTTTTAAAGATTGGCTCAAAATAGTGCGATTTTTCTTTTTATTTCAGATTTTTGCTTATCTTCGCTACAGTTTTTAAACCACATTATTAAAACATGGCAACTTTACGACAAAAATCATTAATGATGGTGCAGTCAAGAGAAGATGTGTCTTTTGCAGCCCCGTCAACAAAAATCTCCGATTATTTTGGTTCTGAAGTTTTCGGTCTTTCTAAAATGAAAGAAGCTCTTGCTCCTTCAGTATATAAGAAGGTAAGTGAGGCGATCGAAAAAGGACAAAAAATTGATACTTCCAGTGCCGAAGAAGTAGCTACTGCAGCAAAAGCATGGGCGCTAGAAAAGGGTGTTACACACTATACCCACTGGTTTCAGCCATTGACCGGTTCTACAGCAGAAAAGCATGATACTTTCTTCGATGCACACGCAAGGATAGAAAGATTTAAAGGTTCAGCGCTTGTTCAGCAGGAGCCAGATGCTTCTTCTTTCCCTAATGGTGGTATAAGAACTACATTTGAAGCAAGGGGTTATACAGCTTGGGATCCAAGTTCTCCAATGTTTATTTTCGAGAACACCCTTTGTATTCCAACCATCTTCGTGTCGTACACAGGTGAGGCTTTGGATTATAAAACTCCATTGTTGAAGTCAGTTGACGCAGTGAGTGCTGCAGCTGTGCCAATTTGTCAATTGTTTGACAGAAATGTAAAGAAAGTAAATCCTTCATTGGGTGTTGAGCAGGAGTACTTTGTGATCGACAAAGCGCTTTATGCGGCAAGACCTGACTTGGTAATGGCTGGAAGAACTGTTTTTGGTCATAACCCAGCAAGGGGCCAGCAGTTGGACGATCACTATTTTGGATCTATTCCAGGTAGAGTGAAGGCTTTCATGAAGCACTTCGAAATTGAGGCTTGGAAATTAGGTATTCCTGTTTCTACGCGTCACAATGAAGTGGCTCCAGGTCAGTTTGAAGTAGCTCCTGTATTCGAAGAGATCAACAAAGCTACCGACCACAACCAATTGTTGATGGATATGATGGATAAGGTGGCTGATCAACATGGTCTTAAAGTGTTGTTCCATGAGAAGCCATTTGCCGGATTGAACGGTAGTGGTAAGCATAACAACTGGTCTTTGATCACAGATACTGGTGTTAACTTGTTCCAGCCAAGTAATTCTGCAAGAGAAAATCTTCAGTTCTTAACTTTCTTGGTGGCAACAGTAAAAGCTGTTTACGATCATGCTGATATTTTGAGAGCAAGTATCGCTTCGGCAGCGAATGACTTTAGGTTAGGGGCTAATGAAGCACCTCCTGCAATTATTTCTGTATTCTTAGGTTCTACGCTTACTGGTGTATTGGACGAATTAGAGAAGAACGGAAACATCAAGATCGAAAAAGGTGATAATATGTATATGAAGTTAGGAATCAACAAAATTCCTGAAATCATATTGGATAATACTGATAGAAACAGAACTTCTCCTTTTGCATTTACAGGTAACAAGTTTGAGTTCAGAGCCGTAGGTTCTTCTGCCAACGTGGCTGGACCAATGACTGCTTTGAACGTAATTGCTGCTGAAACCCTTCAAAATATGTATGCCGATATCAAGGCTGAAATGGAAGGTGGAAACGAGAAGAAAATTGCTATCGTTAATGTATTGAGAAAATACATCAAAGACAGTAAGAAAGTTAGATTTGAAGGAGATGGCTACTCTGAAGAGTGGGCTAATGAAGCTGAGAAAAGAGGTCTTTCTAACTTGAAGAGTACTCCATTTGCATTAGACGTATTGGAAGCGAAATCTACTGCTTCTCTTTATGAAAAGCATAATGTTCTTAATGCCACTGAGCTTCATGCAAGACATGAAATTCGTTTGGAAAACTACATCATGAAGGTTCAGATTGAATCTCGTGTGATGGGAGACCTTGCATTGAACCACATCATTCCAACAGCCATCCAGTATCAAAACAAATTGATCGAAAACGCTAATGGATTGAAAGGCTTAGGTTTAGATGCTAAAGCGGCTATTGAAACTGTAAGCGAGATCAGCAAGCATATTGAATCATTGAAGGATAATGTTCTTGCGATGATCGATGCCAGAAGAAAGCTGAACAAAGAGGAAGATATCGTTAAGAGAGCTAAAGGTTACAGTACTGATGTAAAAGATGCATTCTTCGATAAAATCAGGTATTCAGCTGATAAGCTAGAGTTGTTCGTTGATGATGAATTCTGGCCATTAGTAAAATATAGAGAAATGTTGTTCTTGAGATAAGACTAACAAGTAAATGTAAAGAGCCGGGAAGAAATCCCGGCTTTTTTTTATTCATAAGGATCGTATTGGTTCAATTCAGCGAGTTCAATAAACAATTTGGACACTTTTTTAGTGATATCCTTAAAGTACTTTTCTCCTTTTTCTTTAGAGGCTTTTTTAGGGTTGCCTATTCCAGTATCTCTGGTTACTCTTGACCATTTCCTTTCGGACCAAGCCCAGCCTTCCCTGATGCCTTCCACTAGTGATTTTCTTTCTTCTCCAAGTCCAGCTTCTTCTAATGGAAGTACCAAGTCTGGCTGAAGGTGCAGAATAAGGCTTGTTTCCATTTCATCAGCATGATCTCCTTCATGTTCAAAGTATTGGGTTTTGTCCAAGGCCTTAAACCAGTTGCAGCTAGAGAAAAACATGTC harbors:
- a CDS encoding DUF805 domain-containing protein, with the protein product MKTVLEPTGRITRRKYLALFVVFYFINLLCLMIMYESIKVQNWLTLVIFGILLITTIILLLVQAIKRLHDIGLDWKYALYLLIPPPVNLIGFVYLGIKKGEEGKNQYGPDPRKTDIV
- the mtaB gene encoding tRNA (N(6)-L-threonylcarbamoyladenosine(37)-C(2))-methylthiotransferase MtaB, producing MKKVAFYTLGCKLNYSETSTISRQFEEKGYKKVGFEDSPDIFIINTCSVTENADKKCKKIVKEAKKISPNSYVTIIGCYAQLKPKEISEIKGVDAVLGAAEKFRLIELLDGFAKEQETKVLASEIQEATTFNNAYSMHDRTRTFLKVQDGCNYGCAFCTIPLARGKSRSDAIENILKSAQEIAQTDVKEVVLTGVNIGDFGIQDGKRKERFSDLVKALDEINGIERFRISSIEPNLLTNEIIEFTSQSKRFVPHFHIPLQSGSNTILRKMGRRYLRELYVDRVSKIKTLMPHCCIGVDVIVGFPGETEELFLETYNFLNELPVSYLHVFTYSERANTRASEMDEVVPMKVRHQRSKMLRILSEKKKRKFYEENLKGTFDVLFEDDVENGLMHGFTENYIRVSAKYDPLLINEIKKVTLWDINEKGTVYVVEPEIIYEQHV
- a CDS encoding glutamine synthetase III is translated as MATLRQKSLMMVQSREDVSFAAPSTKISDYFGSEVFGLSKMKEALAPSVYKKVSEAIEKGQKIDTSSAEEVATAAKAWALEKGVTHYTHWFQPLTGSTAEKHDTFFDAHARIERFKGSALVQQEPDASSFPNGGIRTTFEARGYTAWDPSSPMFIFENTLCIPTIFVSYTGEALDYKTPLLKSVDAVSAAAVPICQLFDRNVKKVNPSLGVEQEYFVIDKALYAARPDLVMAGRTVFGHNPARGQQLDDHYFGSIPGRVKAFMKHFEIEAWKLGIPVSTRHNEVAPGQFEVAPVFEEINKATDHNQLLMDMMDKVADQHGLKVLFHEKPFAGLNGSGKHNNWSLITDTGVNLFQPSNSARENLQFLTFLVATVKAVYDHADILRASIASAANDFRLGANEAPPAIISVFLGSTLTGVLDELEKNGNIKIEKGDNMYMKLGINKIPEIILDNTDRNRTSPFAFTGNKFEFRAVGSSANVAGPMTALNVIAAETLQNMYADIKAEMEGGNEKKIAIVNVLRKYIKDSKKVRFEGDGYSEEWANEAEKRGLSNLKSTPFALDVLEAKSTASLYEKHNVLNATELHARHEIRLENYIMKVQIESRVMGDLALNHIIPTAIQYQNKLIENANGLKGLGLDAKAAIETVSEISKHIESLKDNVLAMIDARRKLNKEEDIVKRAKGYSTDVKDAFFDKIRYSADKLELFVDDEFWPLVKYREMLFLR